The following coding sequences lie in one Salvelinus fontinalis isolate EN_2023a chromosome 21, ASM2944872v1, whole genome shotgun sequence genomic window:
- the dnajc25 gene encoding dnaJ homolog subfamily C member 25 → MAVLTEYGRHSGQWIGIIFIVVVFVPSATALIEGLYCGTEICYDVLGVSREAVKSDIARAYRQLARKYHPDRFSSLAGETRESAHQKFLLIATAYETLKDEDSRRDYDYMLDNPEEYYSHYYTYYRRRLAPKVDVRIVILVTVVAISIFQYYSWWASYAEAINYLSTVPKYRIQATEIAKQLGLLNKTKEKGKNRRSKEEIREQEEEIIRDIIKNKIDIKGGYQKPKILDILLCKIVLFPYCLCAYVVWYCKWIYRFTICREEYGDEEKLYVIRKNMKMSQSQFDSLEEEQRDTLLERQLWIKDNYEVYKEEQEEEMKTKMALDPRWKRYRRWMKNEGPGRLTFIDD, encoded by the exons ATGGCTGTACTCACTGAGTACGGCCGACACTCTGGTCAATGGATAGGCATTATATTCATTGTGGTGGTTTTCGTACCCTCTGCCACGGCGCTTATCGAGGGACTGTATTGTGGCACCGAGATTTGTTACGATGTGCTCGGAGTATCGAGGGAAGCGGTTAAATCGGACATAGCCCGGGCTTACAGACAGCTAGCCAGAAAGTATCACCCGGACAGATTCTCAAGTCTTGCAGGCGAGACTCGAGAAAGTGCTCATCAAAAATTTCTGCTCATTGCGACTGCGTATGAAACTCTGAAG GATGAGGACTCCCGTAGAGACTATGACTACATGCTGGACAACCCTGAAGAGTACTACAGccactactacacctactacagGAGACGACTGGCACCTAAAGTGGACGTACGGATAGTCATTCTGGTCACTGTGGTTGCTATATCCATTTTCCAG TACTACAGTTGGTGGGCCAGCTACGCTGAAGCCATCAACTACCTATCAACGGTCCCCAAGTACCGTATCCAGGCGACAGAGATAGCCAAACAGCTGGGTCTCCTGAACAAGACAAAAGAGAAGGGCAAGAACCGACGGTCCAAAGAGGAGATCCGGGAACAGGAAGAAGAAATCATCCGTGACATCATCAAGAACAAGATCGACATCAAGGGAGGCTACCAGAAGCCTAAAATCTTGGACATCCTGCTCTGTAAGATTGTCCTGTTCCCTTACTGCCTGTGTGCCTATGTGGTCTGGTACTGTAAGTGGATCTACAGGTTCACCATCTGCAGAGAGGAGTACGGAGACGAGGAGAAGCTGTACGTCATCAGGAAGAACATGAAGATGTCTCAGTCTCAGTTTGACAGTctggaggaggagcagagagacaccTTACTGGAGAGGCAGCTCTGGATCAAAGACAACTATGAG gtgtacaaggaagaacaggaggaagagatGAAGACGAAGATGGCCCTGGATCCCAGGTGGAAGAGGTACCGACGGTGGATGAAGAATGAAGGACCGGGACGGCTCACTTTTATTGACGATTGA